Below is a window of Anaerolineae bacterium DNA.
CAGTAGGGCCTCCACTCTGGGCACGGGAATTTGAGTTCGGTTACTAATGAGCAGGTTGCCGTGCGATACCATCAGGCCGGTAATATCGTCTCGTATCTGCACGGCGGCAGTGACGCCAGGATAGATATTCCGGTAATATTTTACTTCATCTTTGGCTCGATTGGCAAACGTTTGGGCGTCTACATATCCGCCCGTTCCGTCCCGGCTGCGAGGGGAGATTTGCTCCAGGAGCGAGACGGCCAATTGATACAGGTTGTCGTCTACTCCGCCATAAACTTGCAAACTGCCGTAAACAAATTTACGCGTGTCCCGGTCTAATAACATGGTCAACTGCCGGTCGAGTTCGCTGCGTTTCTGGCGGAAGAGATAGGCCAGGGTAGGGTCTTCCACCCGTTCGATGTGAATGGAATACAGTTTGCGTTTGAGCAGGGCCGGGTCCATGGGGAGGGGGCGATAATGAAATATGGGCGGGCGTTGAAAATGGCGGCGTTTGAAGAGTTGCCAGGCGGCATGGACGTTGACCGGCGTTACCTGCAACAAAAAATCAAACGAATTGCTGATCTCGGCCAGTTGCCGGTCAACGTTCCAAACGGCTTTCACCACAGCCCGTCGCCCCAAAACTTGATGGGTGGGGGGGCGATGCGTGGTTTGCACCCGCATAAACTCAAAAAAGGCTCGTTTGAGGGCGTGGGCCAGACTACGGTGTAATGCCTGTAACACCACCGGGAATAGTTCGCCGGTTTCGGGGTGACGGTAAATTGGCGCTACTTCAAGGCCAACAATAAAGCAGTTCAAGGCTCGCGCCCGGCCAGCCAGGAGCAGGGGTGACATCCCCCGGGGCGAGCGTTTGCGCGCATAAACTACCTCAACTTGAGCGGTCCGCTTGAGAATTTTGATTTTTTTTAACGATTCAGCCAAAGCCTCAACGGTCTTAACCGGCGATTGGGTTTCGGAGGTCAATACTCGAAATGCAGGGCGGGGTTTCAGATAATCGCCCGGCGTCAGTTTGTGGTTTTCCGGGGCAGCCCAGATTTCTACAATTAAAAACGCGCCAAACTTGGCCGACAGGGTTTGGGCCACATTGTCAACCAGTTTGGCCAGGCCGGGCTTGAGTTGTTTGGTGGCCTTTGCCTGGAGGTAAGACGCCTCGCCCAAGACCAGTTGGTCGGTACCGGGATCGGCGCGGTTTGATGGGCGGCGATAAACAACCAAAAAAGGTAACTGCCGGTCAATGTGCAGGCGTCCCCACTGGGGTAGATTGCGGCGCACCCGCTTGTTTTCGGCCAGGCGCTGGCAGACGGTTTTGCTAAAACGAAGGGTTATGATACGACGAGACGATGGTTTGGTTTGGCTCATAGTTGGGGCAATAGTTCCAGGATACCCGGCACGGTAGATTGTAATGCCTGGCGGATGGCTTCCAGTTGAAGTTGGTCCGGTTGGCCGGTCCACTCGTCCATAAAAAATTTTTTGAATTCGATGGCCAGAGCGCAGCCGGATTCGGGAAAGGTTTGGTGAATCCAGCGAGAAAAGTAACCGCCCTGAAATTTGATATTTTCCCGCACATCAAGCTGGCGACCCAAAAAATCAAAGGTCCGCAGGTCGGCCATAAAACGGTTTATCAGGGGAGCCCAACGGGCGCGGTTTATGGTGCCGGTGCCGATATTGACCTCCGGGTTTTGGACGGGGTTGGCAGGGGGGCCATCCGGCCCGGCGCGACGATGGTTGTAGGTGTGCAAATCAAACACCACAAAGCGGCCAAAGCAGTTTGCCAGATAGG
It encodes the following:
- a CDS encoding N-formylglutamate amidohydrolase, with protein sequence MSDPLWTLQQGNSPLVAAAIHHGHAAREEVTNLFALTELDRLREEDPFTGQWVTMADTQIVVFHSRFEVDLNRPRKKAVYLKPKDAWGLQVWQTPPPPNMIARSLAQYDAFYAAVQPILTYLANCFGRFVVFDLHTYNHRRAGPDGPPANPVQNPEVNIGTGTINRARWAPLINRFMADLRTFDFLGRQLDVRENIKFQGGYFSRWIHQTFPESGCALAIEFKKFFMDEWTGQPDQLQLEAIRQALQSTVPGILELLPQL
- a CDS encoding DUF1704 domain-containing protein; this encodes MSQTKPSSRRIITLRFSKTVCQRLAENKRVRRNLPQWGRLHIDRQLPFLVVYRRPSNRADPGTDQLVLGEASYLQAKATKQLKPGLAKLVDNVAQTLSAKFGAFLIVEIWAAPENHKLTPGDYLKPRPAFRVLTSETQSPVKTVEALAESLKKIKILKRTAQVEVVYARKRSPRGMSPLLLAGRARALNCFIVGLEVAPIYRHPETGELFPVVLQALHRSLAHALKRAFFEFMRVQTTHRPPTHQVLGRRAVVKAVWNVDRQLAEISNSFDFLLQVTPVNVHAAWQLFKRRHFQRPPIFHYRPLPMDPALLKRKLYSIHIERVEDPTLAYLFRQKRSELDRQLTMLLDRDTRKFVYGSLQVYGGVDDNLYQLAVSLLEQISPRSRDGTGGYVDAQTFANRAKDEVKYYRNIYPGVTAAVQIRDDITGLMVSHGNLLISNRTQIPVPRVEALLQHEVGTHILTYFNGRAQPFQQLYTGLAGYEALQEGLAVLSEYMVDGLSRPRLRLLAGRVLAARRLIEGASFIDTFQELFRQYGFAQRTAYIITMRVYRGGGLTKDAVYLKGLVILLDYLKRGGVLEPLFVGKITAADIPLIRELQWREVLHPAPLLPRYMENPRTAEKFVRLRNGLTVLDLIKRSKK